A section of the Rossellomorea marisflavi genome encodes:
- a CDS encoding endonuclease MutS2 produces MNSKVLKTLEFDKIKELLKEYAASALGLAKVTALTPSVDYDEILALHEETDEAMTILRLKGHAPLGGIFDIRPHVKRAQIGGMLSPAELVQVASTIRASRKLTRFVEELKEEEVEIPLLQEKMESVTPLPHLEQEIRQVVDENGGILDSASDSLRNIRTQLRANEGRIREKLERMIRSSNAQKMLSDAIITIRNDRYVIPVKQEYRGHYGGIIHDQSSSGQTLFIEPEAIVQLNNQLRELKLKEQTEIEKILLAMTEKVHEFSSELFYIVSVLTDVDFMFTKAKFGRSIKGTKPVVNQDKRVKLNKARHPLLPMDDAVANDIELGDDFSAIVITGPNTGGKTVTLKTLGLTTLMAQAGLPIPALDGSEVGVFKTVYADIGDEQSIEQSLSTFSSHMVNIVGILDKVDFDSLVLFDELGAGTDPQEGAALAISILDEVHATGARVVATTHYPELKAYGYNREGVVNASVEFDVETLSPTYRLLIGVPGRSNAFEISERLGLSERVITRAKSHIGTDSKEVENMIASLEDNRRQGERELEEAHELLRQAEKMHKDMQKQMMEYYEKKDSLYEKAQKKASEVVDKAKAEAEEVIRDLRRMQKESSSGIKEHQLIQAKKHLEEAAPNLPQSSKPKKQSTERTLQPGDEVKVLSFDQKGHLVEKVSNKEWQVQMGIMKMKVKESDLEFIQSQQKVETKPLSTVKGKDFHVNLELDLRGERYENALARVDKYIDDALLAGYPRVSIIHGKGTGALRQGVQEYLKNHRAVKKARFGDASEGGTGVTVIEFK; encoded by the coding sequence GTGAATTCCAAAGTACTGAAAACATTAGAGTTTGATAAGATCAAAGAACTACTGAAAGAATATGCGGCATCTGCACTGGGCCTTGCCAAGGTGACCGCCCTGACACCATCCGTGGACTATGACGAAATCCTGGCCCTCCATGAAGAAACGGATGAAGCCATGACGATCCTCCGCCTCAAGGGGCACGCCCCACTCGGAGGGATCTTCGATATCAGGCCCCATGTGAAGCGTGCCCAGATCGGTGGCATGCTCTCTCCCGCCGAACTTGTGCAGGTGGCGAGCACAATCCGTGCAAGCCGTAAGCTGACGCGCTTCGTTGAAGAACTGAAGGAAGAGGAAGTGGAAATCCCACTCCTGCAGGAGAAGATGGAATCCGTCACACCGCTCCCACACCTTGAGCAGGAAATCCGTCAGGTGGTGGACGAAAACGGAGGCATACTCGATTCTGCCAGTGATTCCCTACGTAACATCCGCACCCAGCTCAGAGCAAATGAAGGAAGGATCAGGGAGAAGCTTGAGCGGATGATCCGTTCCTCTAATGCCCAGAAGATGCTGTCGGATGCCATCATCACCATCCGGAACGATCGCTACGTCATCCCAGTGAAGCAGGAGTATCGCGGCCATTATGGCGGCATCATCCATGATCAGAGTTCCTCCGGTCAGACCCTCTTCATTGAGCCTGAGGCCATCGTGCAGCTCAATAACCAACTCAGGGAGTTGAAATTGAAAGAGCAGACCGAGATTGAAAAGATCCTGCTGGCCATGACGGAAAAGGTGCATGAATTCTCAAGTGAACTTTTCTACATCGTATCGGTCCTGACCGATGTGGACTTCATGTTCACCAAGGCGAAGTTCGGTCGTTCCATCAAGGGGACGAAACCGGTTGTCAATCAGGATAAGCGTGTCAAACTGAACAAAGCCCGCCACCCACTTTTGCCAATGGATGACGCCGTGGCCAACGATATAGAGCTCGGGGATGATTTCTCTGCGATTGTCATCACCGGACCGAATACTGGGGGGAAAACCGTCACCTTGAAAACACTCGGTTTGACGACCCTCATGGCACAGGCAGGCCTTCCGATCCCGGCGCTGGATGGTTCCGAGGTAGGGGTCTTCAAGACCGTGTATGCCGATATCGGGGATGAGCAGTCCATCGAACAGAGCTTGAGTACATTCTCCTCCCATATGGTGAACATCGTCGGGATCCTCGATAAAGTCGATTTCGACAGCCTTGTCCTCTTTGATGAGCTCGGGGCGGGGACCGATCCCCAGGAAGGGGCGGCACTTGCCATCTCCATCCTTGATGAAGTCCACGCAACCGGAGCGAGAGTGGTCGCAACGACGCATTATCCAGAACTGAAGGCATATGGCTATAACCGTGAAGGCGTCGTGAATGCAAGCGTCGAGTTCGACGTCGAAACACTGAGCCCGACCTACCGACTCTTGATCGGGGTACCGGGACGGAGTAATGCATTCGAGATCTCCGAGCGCCTGGGACTATCCGAACGCGTCATCACGCGTGCCAAATCCCATATCGGGACCGACAGCAAGGAAGTCGAGAACATGATTGCTTCCCTCGAAGACAATCGCAGGCAGGGTGAGCGCGAGCTTGAAGAAGCGCATGAGCTCTTGAGGCAAGCGGAGAAAATGCACAAAGACATGCAGAAACAGATGATGGAGTACTACGAGAAGAAGGACTCCCTTTATGAAAAAGCACAGAAAAAAGCATCCGAAGTCGTCGACAAAGCGAAAGCGGAGGCGGAAGAAGTGATCCGCGACCTGAGAAGGATGCAGAAAGAAAGCTCATCCGGGATCAAGGAGCACCAGCTCATCCAGGCGAAAAAACATCTCGAGGAAGCAGCGCCGAACCTGCCTCAGTCGTCGAAACCGAAAAAACAATCGACGGAACGCACATTGCAACCGGGAGATGAAGTGAAAGTCCTAAGCTTCGATCAAAAAGGCCATCTCGTTGAGAAGGTATCCAATAAAGAATGGCAGGTCCAGATGGGGATCATGAAGATGAAAGTGAAGGAATCCGATCTTGAATTCATCCAATCCCAGCAGAAGGTGGAAACCAAGCCTCTTTCTACGGTGAAGGGAAAGGACTTCCATGTGAATCTTGAACTCGATCTCAGGGGCGAACGCTATGAAAATGCTTTGGCCCGTGTCGATAAATACATCGATGATGCTCTCCTAGCAGGCTATCCGAGGGTTTCCATCATCCATGGGAAGGGCACCGGTGCCCTTCGGCAGGGCGTCCAGGAATACCTGAAGAATCATCGTGCCGTCAAAAAGGCACGATTCGGTGATGCCAGTGAAGGCGGCACCGGGGTAACGGTCATCGAATTCAAGTAG
- the polX gene encoding DNA polymerase/3'-5' exonuclease PolX — translation MMEKVIDVNKKDIIKLLEEIAIYMELKGENSFKISAYRKAAAALENDDRSLSEIDDFTKISGIGKGTAGVIQEYVEEGSSSVLEELEEQVPPGLVPLLQLPGLGGKKIAKLYSELGVKGIKDLEEACRNEKVQALAGFGKKTEEKILAAIEQVGKRPDRLPIGFMEGVAVEIESFLGNMDSIRTYSRAGSLRRGRETIKDLDFILSTDEPSQVKEALLKFPGIVETIAAGDTKVSLTLRYSWDVSVDFRIVEPQEFATALHHFTGSKDHNVRMRQLAKERGEKISEYGVENAETGEVTTFETEEEFYDHFGLPFIPPELREDGREVEGFTKDYPLISLEAIKGDLHMHTTWSDGAYSIEEMVEACRAKGYAYMAITDHSQYLRVANGLSKERLLKQIQEIKEINKRYDDIEVLAGIEMDILPDGTLDYDDDVLSQLDVVIASIHSSFSQSQDKIMDRLKTALENPHVDFIAHPTGRIIGRREGYAVDMDALIDLAAETGTALELNANPNRLDLSAEHVRKAQERGVPLVINTDAHSHDHLESMGIGVSTARKGWIKTDSVLNTKDTDELMKFLKRNK, via the coding sequence ATGATGGAGAAGGTGATTGACGTGAATAAAAAAGATATCATTAAACTATTAGAAGAGATTGCTATCTATATGGAGCTCAAAGGCGAGAACTCATTCAAAATCTCGGCTTATCGCAAAGCAGCTGCAGCTCTTGAAAATGATGATCGCAGCTTAAGTGAAATAGATGATTTTACAAAAATCAGTGGAATAGGAAAAGGGACGGCAGGGGTCATCCAAGAATACGTGGAAGAGGGCTCTTCATCGGTATTGGAAGAGTTGGAGGAACAGGTTCCTCCCGGACTCGTTCCCCTTCTTCAACTTCCCGGACTAGGTGGGAAGAAGATTGCGAAGCTGTACAGCGAGCTTGGCGTGAAAGGAATCAAAGATCTGGAAGAAGCGTGCCGGAACGAAAAAGTCCAGGCCCTGGCCGGTTTCGGGAAAAAGACGGAAGAGAAGATCCTCGCCGCCATCGAGCAGGTTGGCAAGCGGCCGGACCGCCTTCCCATCGGCTTCATGGAAGGAGTGGCAGTCGAGATCGAATCCTTCCTAGGCAATATGGACAGCATCAGAACCTACTCCCGTGCCGGCAGCCTGCGGAGGGGACGCGAAACCATCAAGGATCTTGATTTCATCCTCTCCACTGATGAGCCGTCACAGGTGAAGGAAGCCCTTCTGAAGTTCCCCGGTATCGTGGAGACCATTGCAGCGGGAGACACAAAAGTATCATTGACGCTCCGTTACAGCTGGGATGTGAGCGTCGATTTCAGGATTGTCGAACCGCAGGAATTCGCCACGGCCCTCCATCATTTCACGGGTTCGAAAGATCACAACGTCCGGATGCGACAGCTTGCGAAAGAGCGTGGAGAGAAGATCAGCGAATACGGGGTGGAGAACGCTGAAACGGGTGAAGTGACGACGTTTGAAACGGAAGAAGAGTTCTACGATCACTTCGGTCTCCCTTTCATCCCGCCTGAACTCAGGGAAGACGGCCGCGAGGTTGAAGGGTTCACGAAAGACTACCCATTGATTTCCCTTGAAGCCATCAAAGGAGACCTTCATATGCATACCACCTGGTCCGACGGCGCTTACTCCATTGAAGAGATGGTGGAAGCCTGCCGGGCAAAAGGGTATGCCTATATGGCCATCACGGACCATTCCCAATACTTGCGGGTAGCCAATGGCCTCAGTAAAGAACGATTGCTGAAACAGATTCAAGAAATTAAAGAAATCAATAAGCGCTATGATGATATCGAGGTGCTTGCGGGAATCGAGATGGACATCCTGCCTGACGGGACGCTCGATTATGACGACGACGTCCTGAGTCAGCTTGACGTGGTCATCGCATCGATCCATTCGAGCTTCTCACAGTCACAAGACAAAATCATGGACCGGTTGAAAACGGCACTGGAGAACCCCCATGTGGACTTCATCGCCCATCCTACGGGCAGGATCATCGGCCGAAGGGAAGGATATGCCGTCGACATGGATGCCCTGATCGACCTTGCGGCAGAAACCGGAACCGCACTGGAGCTCAATGCAAACCCGAATAGGCTCGATCTGTCGGCAGAACATGTGCGAAAAGCTCAGGAACGCGGTGTTCCCCTGGTCATCAATACGGACGCACACAGCCATGACCACCTTGAGTCCATGGGGATCGGCGTCTCGACTGCGCGAAAAGGATGGATCAAAACCGATTCGGTCCTCAATACGAAAGATACAGACGAACTCATGAAGTTCCTGAAACGAAACAAATGA
- a CDS encoding CvpA family protein, which produces MLDIILLVLLLFGFLIGLKRGFILQVIHIFGFIASFIVAYLYYDQLAPKLTLWIPYPNLDDQMALKMIFQAGNMEDAYYRVIAFTIIFIAVRIILQIIGSMLDFVAHLPILKQVNKLGGGVLGFAETYLILLILLFIGALLPMDSVQSAIQGSFLGQGMVKNTPIFSDMIQSWWMGKSA; this is translated from the coding sequence ATGTTGGATATCATACTGCTCGTACTCCTGCTTTTTGGATTCCTCATCGGATTGAAACGGGGATTCATCCTGCAGGTGATACATATATTCGGTTTCATCGCTTCATTCATTGTAGCATATTTGTATTATGATCAGCTTGCTCCCAAGCTGACTTTGTGGATTCCTTACCCGAATCTTGACGACCAGATGGCATTGAAGATGATCTTCCAGGCGGGGAATATGGAAGACGCCTACTACCGGGTGATCGCATTCACCATCATTTTCATCGCAGTGAGGATCATCCTTCAGATCATCGGCTCCATGCTTGATTTTGTCGCCCACCTTCCAATCTTGAAGCAGGTGAACAAACTGGGCGGGGGAGTGCTGGGATTTGCGGAAACGTATTTGATCCTGCTCATCCTGCTGTTCATCGGGGCCCTCCTGCCAATGGATTCCGTGCAGTCAGCCATTCAAGGATCCTTCCTTGGACAGGGCATGGTCAAAAACACCCCGATCTTCTCCGATATGATTCAATCATGGTGGATGGGGAAATCAGCTTGA
- the zapA gene encoding cell division protein ZapA, whose translation MSEAEKNRITVDIYGQHYTIVGTEAPDTIRFVCSKVDDKMREINSANPYLDTGRLAVLTAVNAVNDYIKLQEKYEDLERQIKQLKD comes from the coding sequence TTGTCTGAAGCAGAAAAAAATCGCATTACCGTGGATATATATGGTCAGCATTATACGATCGTCGGGACAGAGGCGCCTGATACGATCCGCTTCGTCTGCTCCAAAGTGGATGACAAAATGAGAGAAATCAACTCTGCGAACCCGTATCTCGACACGGGAAGACTTGCTGTCCTGACAGCCGTGAACGCCGTGAACGATTATATCAAACTTCAAGAGAAGTACGAAGACCTCGAACGGCAAATCAAACAATTAAAGGATTGA
- the rnhC gene encoding ribonuclease HIII: MANTVIQTTSDQIHKMKEHYSSVLTGKVPPGAVFSAKPAGCTVTAYKSGKVLFQGSRGEEEASRWGSKVAPKVKKIDKKTTTLPEDFASWSVIGSDEVGTGDFFGPITVVSAYVKREHLELVKELGVQDSKNLTDETIKRIAKDLIQTIPYSLLILHNPKYNELQESGMTQGKIKALLHNKAILNLMDKISPEQPEGILIDQFVEKNTYYKHIASQKKIQRDRVYFSTKGEGMHLSVAAASIIARYAFLKEMDKLSEKAGVTIPKGAGSAVDIAAAKIIKRRGVDSLKNMTKWHFANSDKAIKISRK, from the coding sequence TTGGCCAATACCGTCATTCAAACGACATCTGATCAGATACATAAAATGAAAGAACACTATTCTTCCGTCCTCACAGGCAAGGTGCCACCCGGTGCAGTATTCTCTGCCAAGCCTGCAGGATGCACCGTCACGGCCTATAAATCGGGAAAAGTCCTCTTCCAAGGGTCCCGGGGCGAAGAGGAAGCATCACGCTGGGGATCGAAGGTTGCTCCTAAAGTAAAGAAGATCGACAAAAAGACCACCACCCTTCCCGAAGACTTTGCTTCGTGGTCGGTGATCGGATCGGATGAAGTCGGGACCGGGGATTTCTTCGGACCGATCACGGTTGTCAGCGCCTATGTAAAACGGGAGCATCTCGAACTCGTGAAGGAACTTGGTGTCCAGGACTCCAAAAACCTGACGGACGAGACGATCAAGCGCATCGCCAAGGACCTGATCCAGACGATTCCTTACAGTCTCCTCATCCTTCATAACCCGAAATACAATGAGCTGCAGGAAAGCGGGATGACCCAAGGGAAGATCAAAGCCCTGCTTCACAATAAAGCGATCCTGAATCTGATGGACAAAATCTCCCCCGAACAGCCGGAAGGGATCCTGATCGATCAGTTTGTGGAAAAAAATACGTACTACAAACATATTGCTTCACAGAAAAAGATCCAGCGGGACCGGGTTTACTTCAGTACGAAGGGTGAAGGCATGCATCTGTCCGTCGCGGCAGCATCGATCATAGCCCGCTATGCGTTCCTGAAGGAGATGGACAAGCTGAGTGAGAAGGCCGGCGTGACGATCCCGAAGGGTGCCGGAAGCGCCGTTGATATCGCTGCGGCCAAGATCATCAAGCGCAGGGGTGTTGACTCCCTGAAGAATATGACTAAGTGGCATTTTGCCAATAGTGATAAGGCAATCAAGATTTCGAGGAAGTAG
- the pheT gene encoding phenylalanine--tRNA ligase subunit beta, with amino-acid sequence MYVSYKWLENYVDLSGVTPEELAEKITRSGIEVEGVERIGDGIKGVVVGHVLTCEQHPDADKLNICTVDVGEEEPVQIICGAPNVAKGQKVAVAKVGAVLPGNFKIKKAKLRGEVSQGMICSLQELGVESKLVPKEHADGIYVFPESEEVGADAVERLSLDDSILELGLTPNRSDCLSMLGVAYEVAAILDRDVKLPEPSVSGSGEKASDYVSVRVEAKDDNPLYGAMIIKNVKIGPSPAWMQHALMAAGIRPHNNVVDITNYVLLEYGQPLHAFDYDRFGSKEVVVRRAHNGEKIVTLDDTERTLSDDQLVITNGKAPVALAGVMGGADSEVQQDTTTVLLEAAYFTGAIVRGASKHHGLRSEASTRYEKGVDPERVLKAGERAAELMAEYAGGEVLEGTVLFDEMTVHPARVSITLEKINASLGTAITAEEVESIFRRLGFPVEVSGDTFHVTAPTRRGDITIQEDLLEEVARLYGYDHIPMTLPQGASTAGGLSPYQAKRRAVRRYLEGAGLLQAITYSLTNDKKATQYALDVKEPVRLLMPMSEERSNLRLSIVPQLLEVISYNKARQNDSLAFYEVGAVFLNEGEELPREEEHIAGALAGLWHSHLWQGEKKPVDFYVAKGILEGMFENLGVSDAISYRQAVIDGLHPGRTAEILLNDEVIGFVGATHPEVEKDLDLDATYVFELKAAPVFGYDKAPLGYSPIPRHPSITRDIALVVTQDVKAGDVQAIIKEAGGKLLKEVSVFDLYEGEHMEPGKKSLAFSLKYFDPAKTLTDEEVVKVHNKVLEAVKAKAGAELRG; translated from the coding sequence ATGTACGTTTCATATAAATGGCTGGAAAACTACGTGGACCTGTCAGGTGTCACACCTGAAGAACTTGCCGAAAAGATCACCCGCAGCGGGATCGAGGTAGAAGGAGTGGAGCGGATCGGGGACGGCATCAAGGGTGTCGTCGTCGGCCATGTCCTCACATGCGAACAGCATCCCGATGCGGATAAACTGAATATCTGCACCGTGGATGTCGGAGAAGAAGAACCCGTTCAGATCATTTGCGGGGCACCGAATGTCGCCAAAGGCCAAAAAGTGGCCGTTGCCAAGGTAGGCGCTGTCCTTCCCGGCAATTTCAAGATCAAGAAAGCGAAGCTCCGCGGAGAGGTTTCCCAAGGGATGATTTGTTCCCTTCAAGAGCTCGGCGTGGAAAGCAAGCTTGTCCCGAAGGAGCATGCTGACGGGATCTATGTATTCCCTGAAAGTGAAGAAGTCGGAGCCGATGCAGTGGAGCGCTTGAGCTTGGATGATTCCATCCTTGAACTCGGACTCACCCCGAACCGCTCGGATTGCTTGAGCATGCTTGGTGTTGCCTACGAAGTGGCAGCCATCCTTGACCGTGATGTGAAGCTTCCGGAACCCTCCGTAAGCGGGTCCGGCGAGAAAGCGTCAGACTACGTGTCTGTCCGCGTGGAAGCGAAAGATGACAATCCACTGTACGGAGCAATGATCATCAAGAACGTGAAGATCGGCCCATCACCAGCATGGATGCAGCACGCCCTCATGGCAGCGGGCATCCGACCGCATAATAATGTCGTCGACATCACGAACTACGTACTCCTTGAGTACGGTCAGCCACTTCATGCCTTCGACTATGACCGATTCGGATCAAAAGAAGTCGTCGTCCGCCGTGCGCATAATGGCGAGAAGATCGTGACACTCGATGATACGGAGCGCACACTGTCTGATGATCAACTTGTCATCACGAATGGCAAGGCACCAGTCGCCCTCGCCGGCGTCATGGGCGGAGCAGACTCTGAAGTCCAGCAGGACACCACCACCGTCCTATTGGAAGCAGCGTATTTCACAGGCGCCATTGTGAGGGGGGCTTCCAAGCATCACGGGCTCCGCAGTGAAGCGAGCACACGTTATGAAAAAGGCGTCGATCCCGAGCGCGTCCTGAAAGCGGGAGAACGTGCCGCCGAGCTCATGGCTGAGTATGCCGGAGGAGAAGTCCTCGAAGGCACGGTCCTCTTTGATGAAATGACCGTCCACCCGGCCCGCGTATCCATCACCCTTGAGAAGATCAACGCTTCACTCGGAACAGCCATCACCGCTGAGGAAGTGGAAAGCATCTTCCGACGTCTCGGATTCCCTGTTGAAGTAAGCGGTGATACCTTCCACGTGACGGCTCCGACAAGAAGAGGCGACATCACGATTCAGGAAGATCTATTGGAAGAAGTGGCACGCCTCTACGGCTATGACCACATCCCGATGACCCTTCCTCAAGGGGCATCCACAGCAGGAGGTTTAAGCCCATATCAGGCGAAACGTCGCGCTGTCCGCCGCTACCTGGAAGGAGCAGGTCTCCTTCAGGCGATCACTTACTCCCTGACGAACGACAAGAAAGCGACTCAATACGCACTTGATGTGAAAGAGCCGGTCCGCCTCCTCATGCCGATGAGTGAAGAACGGAGCAACCTGCGCCTGAGCATCGTCCCGCAGCTTCTTGAAGTCATTTCGTACAATAAGGCCCGTCAAAACGACAGCCTCGCGTTCTATGAAGTCGGAGCCGTGTTCCTGAACGAAGGGGAAGAACTTCCACGGGAAGAGGAGCACATTGCAGGGGCCCTTGCCGGTCTGTGGCATTCGCATCTTTGGCAGGGTGAGAAGAAGCCTGTTGACTTCTACGTGGCAAAAGGGATCCTCGAAGGAATGTTCGAGAACCTTGGCGTATCTGATGCCATCAGCTACCGTCAAGCCGTCATCGATGGATTACACCCAGGACGGACAGCGGAAATCCTCTTGAACGATGAAGTCATCGGTTTCGTCGGTGCCACCCATCCGGAAGTGGAAAAAGACCTTGATCTCGACGCAACCTACGTATTCGAACTGAAGGCCGCACCGGTATTCGGATATGATAAAGCACCACTCGGCTACTCACCGATCCCGCGTCATCCATCGATCACGAGGGATATCGCCCTCGTCGTCACACAGGATGTGAAAGCAGGAGACGTTCAAGCCATCATCAAAGAAGCAGGAGGAAAACTTCTCAAAGAAGTCTCCGTCTTCGACCTTTATGAAGGAGAGCATATGGAACCAGGCAAGAAATCCCTGGCCTTCTCCCTCAAATACTTCGACCCGGCCAAAACCCTGACCGATGAAGAAGTCGTGAAAGTCCATAACAAAGTCTTAGAAGCCGTCAAAGCGAAAGCCGGAGCGGAACTTAGGGGATAA